The genomic interval TGACAGAGCGGCGGGGGCGCTCGAGGGGGCGAAGGGCCCGCCTCGAATGAGATCTGATTGCTGCCTGTGCGCGGATCTATCCGGGCACAGGCAGCAAAAAAGCCGCCCTTTCGGGCGGCTTGATTCGGCTTTGACCTCAGCGGAAGGTGGCGGCGCAGTCGCAGATGTGCACGTCGATGCCTTTGCCGGCGGCGTACTCATTGAGCTTGCGCATGAGCTTCTCGCGGTTGGCGTTGACGATCTTCGTGGCCAGACGCTGCTTCTGATCCTGCGACATGGTGCGCAGGATGCCCTTGACGATGCGCGACGAGGCCTCGGGCGTGTTGCAGGCGAGCTTGAGCACGGGGTTGATATTGCCGCTCTGGCTCAGCGCCTCGAGCACGAGCGGGAGCTGGGAATCCAGCTTGTCGGTATAATCCAGACTTTCGATCCGGAAAGTAACTTCGATCATGATAAAAACTCCTTTGATATATACGTGAATGGGCAGCATTATAGCAGAAACTTTTTGCGATTTCCACCGTTGCGGCACAAAAAAGCTGACAACATTTCCACAATCACACGCGGGAGGTGACCCGGATGTACGATAACGATCACTTGGATGAGCAATGGCTGCGTCAAACGCCGCCGCCGCGCCGCCGCGGTGCGGGCTGCGGGCTGACGCTACTGCTGGTGCTGCTGCTTGTGCTGGCGGGCGCGGTGTTTTATCCGCGCATCCGCGCACGGCTCACGCCGGTGCCGGCCGTGCAGATCCGGGTGGAGTCGTCCGTCCTGCCGGACACGGCACCGAACTGCACGGCCAACCCGCGCACGGCCGCCGTGCTGCGCTCAGCGATGCGCGACCAGACGGACGCCGCGGTCTACGACTGCGACGCCGCCACGCTCGAGGCCTGCATGGCAGAGCTGCTCGATGACCCGGAGCTCTGGGTGCGCTCCTATCAGTACACGGTCCACGGCGGGCTGAACGCGCACATCACTGTTACCTTCGACTGGGTCTATCCCGACGACGGCCCGGCGCGCCGCGCGCAGCTTGCCCGGACGGCGGACGGCCTGCTCGCCGCCGCCCCGGCGGGGGACTATCCCCGCGCGCTGTATCTCTACGACTGGCTGCTTACGCACGTGCGCTACGTCGCGCGCGAGACGTATGACCAGACGGCCTACGCCGCCGTCTGCGAGGGGGAGGCCGTCTGCGGCGGCATCGCCGACGCCTACGTCTACCTGCTCGAGCGCGGCGGCATCCCGGCGCGCGTCATCACGGGCACGTCCCGATCGGCTGACGGCACGGCCGACAGCCACGCCTGGGTCGCGGCGGAGCTCGACGGCGCGGTCTATTACTTCGACCCCACCTGGGATCTGCAGGACGACGAGAGCGAGACGGCGCTGCCGGGCTACCTCAGCCACACGTGGTTCGCCCTCACGGCCGAGCGCATGGCCGTGCGCCACACGGCCGACGATCCCGCCCTCTGGCCGGACAGCCGCGCAAACGCCGATAATTACTACGTCCGCAGCGGCTACACGGCGGCGGAGGCCACCGTCGCCGCCGCGGCTGCCGCCGTGCGCAGCCAGTGGGACGACGGGCGCGCCGTGCTGGAGTTTCGCTGCGAGACGCCGGAGGTCTACGCCGGCATGCAGTCCCTGCTCTTCGAACGCGACCGGCTCTGGGATGTCTACCGCGCGCTCGGCAGCTACGTGTCCTCGTCCGGCTACCAGTGCGCGGACGACCAGCAGATCATCCGCCTTATCCCCGCGCGATGAGCCTGCCGCCTGCGGGCGGCAAACGCTGCGAGGCTTTTTGATGCACAAAGCGCCGCAGCCTGTCCGGCTGCGGCGCTGTTACGTCGATAGATTATTTGTTCTCCTTGTCGGCGTTCATGCTCAGGTAGGCGTTGATGAAGCCGTCAATGTCGCCGTCCATGACGGCCTGAATGTTGCCGTTTTCATAGCCAGTGCGGTGGTCCTTGGCCAGCGTGTACGGCATGAACACGTACGAGCGGATTTGGCTGCCCCACTCGATCTTGAGCTGCACGCCCTTGATGTCGGAGATTTTCTCGAGGTGCTCGCGCTCCTTGATCTCGGCCAGGCGCGCGCGGAGCATGTTCTTGCAGTTTTCGAGGTTCTGGAAGTGGCTGCGCTCGACCTGGCTGGACACGACGATACCGGTCGGGATGTGCGTCAGACGCACGGCGGACGAGGTCTTGTTGACCTTCTGGCCGCCCGCGCCGGACGAGCGGTACACGTCCATCTTGATGTCCTCGTCGCGCAGCTCGATCTCGCTGTCCTCGGTGATCTCGGGCATGACCTCCACGGCGGCGAACGACGTGTGCCGGCGGCCGGAGGCGTCAAACGGGCTGATGCGCACGAGGCGGTGGATGCCGTTTTCGCTCTTGAGGAAGCCGTAGGCGTTCTCGCCTTCGATCATGATCGTCGCGCTCTTGATGCCGGCCTCGTCGCCGTCGAGATAGTCCATGAGCTTGACGGTGTAGCCGTGGCGCTCGGCCCACATGTTGTACATGCGGTAGAGCATGCTCGTCCAGTCCTGCGCCTCGGTGCCGCCCGCGCCGGCGTGGAAGGTGAGGATGGCGTTGTTCGCGTCATACTCGCCGGTCAGCAGCGTCTCGAGCCGCATGGATTCGAGCGTCTCCTCGAAGCTGTGAAATTCGCTCTCAAGGTCGGGCAGCATCGAGTCGTCGTCCTCTTCGATGGCCATCTCGCACATGGTCAGCATATCCTCCCACGCGCCGGAGAGCTTGGCGTAGCGATCGAGCTTGTGCTGGAGCGTCTTGATGCGCTTTTGCACGCGCTGGCTGTTTTCGGTGTCGTTCCAGAAGCCGTCCTGCGCGCTCTCTTCCTCGAGCTTTTCGACCTCGTTGCGCGCCTCGTCGAGATGCAGCGCGCCGCCCAGATCGTCCAGCGCCGGGCGGAGGTTGTTGAGCTTGTTTTTATACTCTTCAAATGCAATGGATGCCATACGTTGAATCCTGCCTTTTTTCAGTCTAACTTACTTATTATAATCAAAATCGCCGCGCTTGTAAAGCAAAACCGCGCTCATTCGGCCTCAGCCTTCGGCTGGATGGACTCGTCGTTGACGATCCAGTTCTGCACGTCGATGATCTCAATGCCGTCGTCGCCGATGCGGTTGACGACGCGCGTGATGCCGGAGTTGATGATCATGCGCCGGCACATGGCGCACGAGGTCGTGTCGTGCAGCAGCTCGCCGCTGGCGGCGTCGCGCCCGACGAGGTAGAGCGTGCCGCCGATCATGTCGCGCCGGGCGGCGGAGATGATGGCGTTGGCCTCAGCGTGCACGCTGCGGCACAGCTCGTACCGCTGGCCGCTGGGAATGCGCAGCTGCTCGCGGTTGCAGTAGCCGAGCTCGGAGCAGTTGACGCGCCCGCGCGGCGCGCCGTTGTAGCCGGTGGAGAGGATCTCGTCGTTCTTGACGATGATCGCGCCGTATTTGCGCCGCAGGCAGGTCGAGCGGTCGAGCACCGCGTCGGCGATGTTGAGATAATATTTGTCCTTACTCATGCGCTGGTCCATGACGGACGCGCCTCCTTTGCATAATTTCCTACTTTATATCATATCGGAAATGCCCCGCCGCGTCAAGGCCCGCACTGGTATTCTGCGCGCGGGTGTGCTATACTGTCCGGCAGGTGACGCTTATGAAAGAAAACTATCAAAAACAGCTCGATGCGCTGCTCGCTGCCCTCCCGCCGGAGGGCAAGCCGCGCCTGCTGCTGCAGAGCTGCTGCGGCCCGTGCAGCAGCTACGTGCTCGAGTACCTCACGCGGTATTTTCGCGTGACCGTGCTGTATTATAACCCGAACATCCAGCCGCGGGACGAATATGACCGCCGCCTCTACTGGCAGCGGGAGCTCATCCGTCAGCTCCCGACGCCGGAGCCGGTGGACCTGCTCGCGTGCGATTATGACGGGCAGCGCTACATCGACGCCGTCCGCGGCCTCGAGCGCGAGCCGGAGGGCGGCGCGCGCTGCACGGTGTGCTTCCGCCTGCGTCTGGAGGAGACGGCGCGGCAGGCGCGCGCGCACGGGTTCGACTTTTTCGGCACGACGCTCACCGTCTCGCCGCACAAGGACGCGCAGCGGCTCAACGCCATCGGCGCGGAGCTGGCGCAGCAATACGGCGTGCGCTGGCTGCCGTCGGACTTCAAAAAGCGCGAGGGCTATAAGCGCAGCATCGAGCTGTCCAAACAGTACGGCCTCTACCGGCAGGAATACTGCGGCTGTCTGTACAGCAAACCGGTTGACAACGCGGCGGCGGGGGAGTAAAATAGCCGCCGTCACAATTCATCATGCGCAGGTGCCATACCCCTGCGCGCACAACGTGTGCAACGAAAAAAATGGGAGGAATTGAATTATGCACATCACCACGAGAAAGCTGACCGCCGCGGCGGTCACGGGCGCGGCCTATGCCGCATTGACGATGCTTCTGGCGCCGATCAGTTACGGAGCGATCCAGTGCCGGGTCTCGGAGGTGCTGTGCATTTTGCCGTTTTTCATCCCCTGCACGGCGTGGGGGCTGTTCGTCGGCTGCGCGATCGCCAATCTGCTGAGCGCGGCGGGCATTTTTGACGTGGTTTTCGGCTCGCTCGCAACGCTGCTGGCGGCGCTGTGCACGGCGTGGCTCGGCCGCGGCCGCGGTGCGCAGTCGTGGGTGCGGTGCATCCTCGCCGCGCTCATGCCGGTCGTGTTCAATTTCCTGCTGGTCGGCGCGGTGCTCACGTGGTCGCTCACGGACGCCGTGTTTCCGCACCTGAATGCATCGTTCTGGGTCTTCGGCGGCCAGGTCGCGCTCGGTGAGGTCATCGTGCTCGGCGTGCTGGGCCTGCCGCTCATGCGCCTGCTGCCGCGCAATCCGAAGTTCCGCGAGATCATCCGCAGCTATCAAAAGGAGTGACGGAGCATGGACCGTTCCAGCGGTATCCTGCTGCCGGTGTCGGCCCTGCCGGGGCCGTGCGGCATCGGCGACCTGGGTGCAGACGCCCGGGATTTTATCGACTTTCTCGCTGCCGCCGGGCAGCGCTATTGGCAGATCCTGCCCCTCAACCCGCCGGACGGTGCGCACTCGCCGTACCTGTCGGCCTCGACGTTTGCCGGCAGCACCGACCTGCTCTCGCCAGAGCCGTTTCTGGCGCGCGGCGCGCTCACGGCCGGCGAGGTGCGCGCCATCGACTGGGGCGCAGACCCCATGCGCGTGGACTATGATCGCGTGTACGCGGGCAGGACCGCGCTCTGGGACGCGGCGTTCGCGCGCGAAAAGGCATCCGCCGCGCCCGCGCTGCGCGCCGCGCTCGCGGCTGAGCCGTGGCTGCGCGACTACTGCCTGTACATGGCCGTGAAGGAAGAGCAGGGCGGCGCGCCGTGGTATGCCTGGCCGCAGCCCCTGCGCGACCGCTCATCCGCCGCGCTCGCGGCCGCGCTCGAGCGGCTCGACGACCGCGTGCTCCTGCACGCTTATCTCCAGACGGAGTTCACCCGCCAGTGGGACGCGGTGCGCGCCTACGCGCACGCGCACGGCGTGCGCATCATCGGCGACCTGCCCATGTACGTCGCGCCCGACAGCGCGGACGTCTGGGCGCAGCCGGCGCAGTTTCGCCTCGACCCCGACGGGCAGCCGAGCGCCGTCGCCGGTGTCCCGCCGGACTATTTCAGCGCCGACGGCCAGCTCTGGGGCAACCCGCTCTATGATTGGGATGCCATGCGTGCGGACGGCTTCCAGTGGTGGAAAGACCGCATTCGCGGCGCTGCAAAGCGCTATGATGTGGTGCGCCTTGACCATTTTCGCGCCATTTCAAGCTATTGGGTGGTGCCACGTGGCGAACTGACCGCCCGCGGCGGCCACTGGGCGCCTGGCCCCGGCCCGGCGCTGCTGCAGGCGCTGCACACGGCAGCGCCGGAACTGGAGCTGATCGCCGAGGATCTCGGCACGATCGACGACGACGTGCGCCGCCTCGTCGCGCGCTCCGGCTGCCCCGGCATGCGCGTGCTGCTGTTCGGCTTTGACCCCAGCGGCACGTCCGAGCACCGGCCCGACCGCGTGCGCGCGCACAGCGTCTGTTACGTCGGCACGCACGACAATGCGCCCGCCGCCGCATGGGCGGCGCTCGGCGGCGCGGACGCGGACTATGCCATGCGCTGCCTCGGCGTGTACGACGTTGCGCGCCTGCCGGAGGCGCTGCTGCGTGCCGGCATGGGCTCGCGCGCGGAGCTGTTCATCGCGCAGATGCAGGACGTGCTCGGCCTCGGCGCGGAGAGCCGCATGAACACGCCCGGCACGGCCTCCGGCAACTGGGTCTGGCGGCTGCTGCCCGGTCAGGCGGACGCGCAGACGGCCGCGCGCCTGCTCGCGCGCACGCAGGCGGCCTGCCGCGCATAAGAACGAAAAAGGAGCGGACACCGTGATCGGTGTCCGCTCCTTTTCTATGGATCTCAGATGATTGCGCGCACCTGCTCGATGAGCGCGCCGTAAAACAGCCGGTATCCTTCCTCCGACAGGTGGATGCCGTCGTCCGCGTTGAGCGCGTGGGGGTCGCCCCCGTCGAGAAAGCGCTCGCGCGGGTCGGCGCACGGCACGTCCAGCTCGGCGGCGATGGTGCGCACGAGCCCGGAATAGCGCTCCTGCG from Clostridiales bacterium carries:
- a CDS encoding lasso peptide biosynthesis protein — encoded protein: MYDNDHLDEQWLRQTPPPRRRGAGCGLTLLLVLLLVLAGAVFYPRIRARLTPVPAVQIRVESSVLPDTAPNCTANPRTAAVLRSAMRDQTDAAVYDCDAATLEACMAELLDDPELWVRSYQYTVHGGLNAHITVTFDWVYPDDGPARRAQLARTADGLLAAAPAGDYPRALYLYDWLLTHVRYVARETYDQTAYAAVCEGEAVCGGIADAYVYLLERGGIPARVITGTSRSADGTADSHAWVAAELDGAVYYFDPTWDLQDDESETALPGYLSHTWFALTAERMAVRHTADDPALWPDSRANADNYYVRSGYTAAEATVAAAAAAVRSQWDDGRAVLEFRCETPEVYAGMQSLLFERDRLWDVYRALGSYVSSSGYQCADDQQIIRLIPAR
- the prfB gene encoding peptide chain release factor 2, producing the protein MASIAFEEYKNKLNNLRPALDDLGGALHLDEARNEVEKLEEESAQDGFWNDTENSQRVQKRIKTLQHKLDRYAKLSGAWEDMLTMCEMAIEEDDDSMLPDLESEFHSFEETLESMRLETLLTGEYDANNAILTFHAGAGGTEAQDWTSMLYRMYNMWAERHGYTVKLMDYLDGDEAGIKSATIMIEGENAYGFLKSENGIHRLVRISPFDASGRRHTSFAAVEVMPEITEDSEIELRDEDIKMDVYRSSGAGGQKVNKTSSAVRLTHIPTGIVVSSQVERSHFQNLENCKNMLRARLAEIKEREHLEKISDIKGVQLKIEWGSQIRSYVFMPYTLAKDHRTGYENGNIQAVMDGDIDGFINAYLSMNADKENK
- a CDS encoding dCMP deaminase family protein, whose translation is MDQRMSKDKYYLNIADAVLDRSTCLRRKYGAIIVKNDEILSTGYNGAPRGRVNCSELGYCNREQLRIPSGQRYELCRSVHAEANAIISAARRDMIGGTLYLVGRDAASGELLHDTTSCAMCRRMIINSGITRVVNRIGDDGIEIIDVQNWIVNDESIQPKAEAE
- a CDS encoding epoxyqueuosine reductase QueH, whose amino-acid sequence is MKENYQKQLDALLAALPPEGKPRLLLQSCCGPCSSYVLEYLTRYFRVTVLYYNPNIQPRDEYDRRLYWQRELIRQLPTPEPVDLLACDYDGQRYIDAVRGLEREPEGGARCTVCFRLRLEETARQARAHGFDFFGTTLTVSPHKDAQRLNAIGAELAQQYGVRWLPSDFKKREGYKRSIELSKQYGLYRQEYCGCLYSKPVDNAAAGE
- a CDS encoding QueT transporter family protein; amino-acid sequence: MHITTRKLTAAAVTGAAYAALTMLLAPISYGAIQCRVSEVLCILPFFIPCTAWGLFVGCAIANLLSAAGIFDVVFGSLATLLAALCTAWLGRGRGAQSWVRCILAALMPVVFNFLLVGAVLTWSLTDAVFPHLNASFWVFGGQVALGEVIVLGVLGLPLMRLLPRNPKFREIIRSYQKE
- the malQ gene encoding 4-alpha-glucanotransferase, yielding MDRSSGILLPVSALPGPCGIGDLGADARDFIDFLAAAGQRYWQILPLNPPDGAHSPYLSASTFAGSTDLLSPEPFLARGALTAGEVRAIDWGADPMRVDYDRVYAGRTALWDAAFAREKASAAPALRAALAAEPWLRDYCLYMAVKEEQGGAPWYAWPQPLRDRSSAALAAALERLDDRVLLHAYLQTEFTRQWDAVRAYAHAHGVRIIGDLPMYVAPDSADVWAQPAQFRLDPDGQPSAVAGVPPDYFSADGQLWGNPLYDWDAMRADGFQWWKDRIRGAAKRYDVVRLDHFRAISSYWVVPRGELTARGGHWAPGPGPALLQALHTAAPELELIAEDLGTIDDDVRRLVARSGCPGMRVLLFGFDPSGTSEHRPDRVRAHSVCYVGTHDNAPAAAWAALGGADADYAMRCLGVYDVARLPEALLRAGMGSRAELFIAQMQDVLGLGAESRMNTPGTASGNWVWRLLPGQADAQTAARLLARTQAACRA